DNA from Cotesia glomerata isolate CgM1 linkage group LG10, MPM_Cglom_v2.3, whole genome shotgun sequence:
agttacaaacataaaatttgactttaaatatttcaaaaattatatcggtaatgtattattattaaattgcttttatattttgcaataatccaagtttcttgtgtatagttttttatccgttaaaattgggaggttaatattgaaataaataattaaagtcccgacaaaagtttgtccgccataaaaGTATAAGGAGATGAAATAtgtgattttcaaaatttaatatctaagtaactaaatggtgaatctttttaaaattttggaattggataaattacgtatttatttatacgtatacttaatttcaaagctaaaagttggaaattattgttaacattagattcgctcgaacctccttaaaaaaatatttcttatagCTACCGATGGGCTCTTGCATCCCGAATGAAAATTTAGAAGAAGACTTTCCGTGTGTGTGAATTATATCAACAAAATCAGCGTCGTTTTTTGTTAGTGAAAGGTTACTTCTCAAAAAACACGGCCTTGCGGGATCCAAACCTGTTATACGAAAAACTTTCCatgataatgattttttttttaattcgtccGCGGCTATGCCACATATATGGGCGCCAAGACTGTGTCCTACCATGTGTATCGGACCCCAATTCAAATCATCGAATTTTTCTTGTGTGGAATCACGTGTTGCATTAATGATGTGAGACAAAaacctaaaatatttttgattattgaaatttttagtgatcaaaatagaaaaattaagaaatatgtttgagaaattaaaacgattttaaagatgtaaaatttttgattctgAGTAATTGTAAGGCATTACATTATTGCAACGTTATCtgaataaaaatcaatgatttaaaaaattaagcgaTTAGAAGCTAcaaaaatatggaaaattgGAATAATTTTGTTGGTGCATTATTCCGAGTATTGACATTTCTTttgcattaaattttataatttactcaCTTGACTATATTACGACCTACAGCCATCACGTGCTCGGCAGCTTTGTAATAATTGAATGTATTTGCATGTTCGCCCCAGTCTACAATTACAATATTCACATCGCCCtgaaggtaaaaatttttacattaacaTCATAAGCAGGGTCAACACAGGAaagctatttttaaatttttttactctaaataaaattgcagAACTTCTGGAAAAATGAAACTctaataaacattaaattaaaattttttaaaatacagctatcataattttaaaatagcgtTAAGTTTTTGGGAGTACAATTTACTGAGTCAATTCTTTTGCAGAATTttgttcaattaaaaaattgaatgaattttctttaactcttcaacactgatagaaggatttgtttataattaaaaatatttgttcatatttaacaaatcatttattagcgatcactttttagtccttaacaaatatttcttaatatttaaaaatatttattaatatttaataaatgattatcagatttattaaatacaaaaaaatcattttaaatattaagaaatatttatttaatactaaaaattggtctctaataaatgatttgttaactattaacaaatattttttattataaataaatccttttatcagtgaatatacaacaaataatttaaagtttaattttgaccttatgttaattaattacttatgtAGTATTTTCTAATTATGATCAACGATCATTTACAACACAGTTAACGAGCATTGATAGGATAATACAtacaaatcaaaaattgtgacttttaatgaaattgcTCACGCATGTCTTCAGTGTAATCAATTCAAACAGCAaagaataatcaaaatttaaatttgtttttatatttaaaaatgatcaaagaTTTTTTCGAGTCGTTTGCcatctttattaaataatttcattaaaatttggttaaaaagtgtaaatttaCTTACCCATAACCGAAAAGCGGTTTCCATTCTGTCgacccaattttttttaccacttGACTTGAATCCATGCACAATCAAAACAGTCCGACGTTCTATTCTAAATCCAGTTCCATCCAACTGGAAATTATTTCCTAAAGCGACTTCAGTGCGAACAGGATTGTCGCGggatgttaaataaaatttaacattcacAAGATTtggatttatttttgaacCGAAAAACCACTCAAGTCCACGCCCGAATTTCGAAAAACAATGAACACTTCCGTTTTTTGAGTTAGATCCATTATCGATCAAACTTTCAGCGTtcaataagttaaaaaaaatagagacTAATGTCAAGAAGAGCACACATTTATCGCTCGACATTCTGCCACGGAATCTGACAAGCTTATGATATAATTCTTGAGTTACAAGTTGCATTTCATacgttataataataacaacaatgatAAACTAATAAAAGCACAGTAGTTAGTCATAACGTAGATAAGTTATCAATTATCCACATTTCTAATTATCGtgattatttactattattatcggacattaaatttttgacaataCAATGTTTGGgataatttgttaattgttttattttttatggacAAATTTTGTACGT
Protein-coding regions in this window:
- the LOC123272968 gene encoding pancreatic triacylglycerol lipase-like, producing MQLVTQELYHKLVRFRGRMSSDKCVLFLTLVSIFFNLLNAESLIDNGSNSKNGSVHCFSKFGRGLEWFFGSKINPNLVNVKFYLTSRDNPVRTEVALGNNFQLDGTGFRIERRTVLIVHGFKSSGKKNWVDRMETAFRLWGDVNIVIVDWGEHANTFNYYKAAEHVMAVGRNIVKFLSHIINATRDSTQEKFDDLNWGPIHMVGHSLGAHICGIAADELKKKSLSWKVFRITGLDPARPCFLRSNLSLTKNDADFVDIIHTHGKSSSKFSFGMQEPIGHVDFYPNGGKKQPSCSRTKKPWYASLFNPKKWIKQKTCSHGLSHMYFTESLIAAAYNAGKFWSHEWDRSAQRAIEIIHETCDQNNCIEMGINAENYRNNDNPVLGTFFVITASSPPYYDVTADDLAKLEGQIVAGSAVK